A window of the Euzebya pacifica genome harbors these coding sequences:
- a CDS encoding helix-turn-helix domain-containing protein has protein sequence MSPAAAAAAFDPSRLRLARQLRGLLLRELAERVDVNPSAISQYEHGHTTPSPTTLRRLALALAVPPGFLATSRPMHGVDQSGAHFRSLRSTTKRERSTAFSQALLVWDLARILQAHIDLPVVDVPDIAVDGDADVNEIDDIAWEVRQTWSIPDGPLSNVVRLMERHGILVVRAALSTRRANAFSYDFGDRPVAVLGTEKANTLLSRFDAAHELGHLVMHHEAEPGDGKLESQAHAFAAGLLMPRRLVEPLLPATFTVSELIAFAHTWGVSIAAALYRARSLGVMSDSVYRRAVTWMSAQGYRRDETALVGDVGPPEQPILLQRAVELLADMEGLTVSQSLAARHLDIDVLQQLLNSARPSVEL, from the coding sequence ATGTCGCCGGCTGCTGCAGCGGCCGCGTTCGACCCAAGCCGGTTGCGGCTCGCCCGCCAACTGCGCGGACTGTTGTTGCGCGAGTTGGCCGAACGCGTCGACGTCAATCCATCTGCGATATCCCAATACGAACACGGCCACACGACACCGAGCCCAACGACGCTGCGTCGCCTCGCGCTCGCGTTGGCAGTCCCGCCCGGGTTTCTCGCCACCAGTCGCCCGATGCACGGGGTGGACCAGAGCGGTGCACACTTCCGCAGCCTGCGATCCACTACCAAACGCGAGCGCAGCACCGCCTTTTCTCAAGCGCTGCTGGTATGGGATCTCGCTCGCATCCTCCAAGCCCACATCGACCTCCCCGTCGTTGACGTGCCCGATATAGCCGTTGACGGTGACGCTGACGTGAACGAAATCGATGACATCGCCTGGGAGGTCCGCCAAACCTGGAGCATCCCGGATGGGCCTCTCAGCAATGTGGTCAGGCTGATGGAACGCCACGGGATCCTGGTCGTCCGCGCCGCGCTGAGTACCCGTCGGGCCAACGCCTTCTCCTACGACTTCGGTGACCGGCCCGTCGCGGTGCTAGGCACAGAAAAGGCGAACACGCTGCTGTCGCGCTTCGACGCTGCCCACGAGTTGGGCCACCTCGTCATGCATCACGAGGCCGAGCCCGGCGACGGCAAGCTGGAATCACAGGCACACGCCTTCGCGGCCGGACTTCTGATGCCACGGCGGCTTGTCGAGCCACTGCTTCCCGCCACGTTCACCGTGTCGGAGTTGATCGCCTTCGCCCACACCTGGGGGGTGTCGATCGCTGCTGCGCTCTATCGGGCCCGCAGCCTCGGGGTGATGTCGGACTCGGTCTACCGGCGGGCGGTCACATGGATGAGCGCGCAGGGTTACCGGCGCGACGAGACCGCGCTTGTGGGGGATGTTGGCCCGCCCGAGCAGCCGATCCTGCTGCAACGCGCAGTTGAGCTGCTAGCCGACATGGAAGGGCTGACCGTGTCGCAATCCTTGGCCGCGCGCCACCTCGACATCGACGTGCTGCAACAGTTGCTGAACAGCGCCCGACCGTCGGTTGAGTTGTGA
- a CDS encoding PaaX family transcriptional regulator, with amino-acid sequence MRARSALFTLFGDVVRPMGGEAWLSTITAAMGTLGFNPQAVRTALHRMTGESWVEPRRAGRYAAYRLTDRGVTRLDEAAERIYRLRTRPWDGSWRMLVTPGLDEVDGDGELAAELGWIGFGRLEPTVWVSPHDHGRAVEAVLDRMPPAARSAVTRMTARVDGPDDTLAHRAWDLDRLRTDHRAFLDEWTDVQVPTDGEAAFASRLRLVHRWRSFLFADPGLPAAVLPEDWLGQQAAEAFRQAYEALLEPSLAWYGEQREAAAGTAGPTQTPHPVTADPNPFAQGLAAL; translated from the coding sequence GTGCGCGCGCGATCGGCGCTGTTCACCCTCTTCGGCGACGTCGTCCGGCCGATGGGTGGCGAGGCGTGGCTGTCCACGATAACCGCGGCGATGGGCACGCTCGGGTTCAACCCGCAGGCCGTTCGCACAGCCCTGCACCGCATGACCGGCGAAAGCTGGGTCGAGCCCCGGCGTGCCGGACGGTACGCCGCCTACCGGCTGACCGACAGGGGTGTCACCCGCCTCGACGAGGCGGCCGAGCGGATCTACCGGCTCCGGACCCGGCCGTGGGACGGATCCTGGCGGATGCTGGTCACCCCTGGCCTGGACGAGGTCGACGGCGACGGCGAGCTGGCCGCGGAGCTCGGATGGATCGGTTTCGGCCGGCTCGAACCGACCGTCTGGGTCAGTCCCCACGACCACGGCCGGGCCGTCGAGGCGGTGCTGGACCGCATGCCACCCGCTGCCCGGAGTGCCGTGACGCGGATGACCGCTCGGGTCGATGGTCCCGACGACACCCTCGCCCACCGGGCATGGGACCTCGACCGGCTGCGGACGGACCACCGCGCGTTCCTCGACGAGTGGACCGATGTGCAGGTGCCCACCGACGGGGAGGCGGCCTTCGCCTCGCGCTTGCGGCTCGTGCATCGCTGGCGGTCGTTCCTCTTCGCCGACCCGGGCCTGCCGGCAGCGGTCCTGCCGGAGGACTGGCTGGGCCAGCAGGCCGCCGAGGCGTTCCGGCAGGCCTACGAGGCGCTGCTGGAGCCGTCGCTGGCGTGGTACGGCGAGCAACGCGAGGCGGCCGCCGGGACCGCCGGGCCAACGCAGACCCCCCACCCCGTCACCGCCGACCCCAACCCCTTCGCGCAGGGACTGGCTGCGCTGTAG
- a CDS encoding thioesterase family protein produces MRWPAVGTAVSMRRVVLDSDRAAFDDENIHDLYSTVAMVRDAEHVSRYVFRQGLEEGEEGAGASIQLRHDAPVPVGATVDVVATVTHAEGRRMETSVEFVHDGEVKATATFTQVVLGA; encoded by the coding sequence ATGCGCTGGCCCGCGGTGGGAACGGCCGTGTCGATGCGGCGGGTGGTGCTCGACAGCGACCGTGCAGCGTTCGACGACGAGAACATCCACGACCTGTACTCGACGGTGGCGATGGTGCGCGATGCCGAGCACGTCTCGCGCTATGTCTTCCGGCAGGGCCTGGAGGAGGGTGAGGAGGGCGCGGGTGCCTCCATCCAGCTGCGGCACGACGCCCCAGTGCCCGTCGGGGCCACCGTGGACGTCGTCGCCACCGTGACCCACGCCGAGGGGCGCCGGATGGAGACGTCGGTTGAGTTCGTGCACGACGGCGAGGTCAAGGCGACCGCGACGTTCACCCAGGTCGTGCTGGGCGCCTGA
- a CDS encoding leucyl aminopeptidase: MATSLQLSTGPLSDVDAGAVALLVPSDDEGRAAALAAMSESSGVDLGAALAAVDVTGKVGEVARIPLAGRLLIVSGLGENPDEEVYRRAAATAVRNTPKDTTLAIGVTGDAAVVQAVAEGAGLGAYAYTEHRKKPHDAPTVETVTVVTPEAVDEADDAIARASVVVAAVCAARDMVNCPPGDKRPPALADRMAALVADADVTVRIRDEAELEEGGFGGIIGVGKGSSEPPRLVELTYAPEGATTHVVLVGKGITFDSGGLSLKPWKGMLTMKSDMAGAAGVAATMSALKAMGVTVKVTGLCALAENMPSATAQRPGDVIRHYGGTTVEVLNTDAEGRLVMADALAYGAEMSPNAMIDMATLTGAQVVSLGEDVAAVMGTDEGLVQALRDAAETSGEQIWPLPLVERYTETLKSPVADMQNIGKAGHAGTITAGLFLRAFTGDIPWAHLDIAGPSFMEAPNENYLSAGGTGFGVRTLLTYLAGLS; encoded by the coding sequence ATGGCGACTTCACTGCAGCTCAGCACCGGTCCACTGTCCGACGTCGACGCGGGGGCGGTGGCACTGCTCGTTCCCAGCGATGACGAGGGGCGTGCCGCGGCGCTCGCCGCCATGTCGGAGTCCAGCGGCGTCGACCTCGGCGCGGCCCTTGCCGCCGTCGACGTGACGGGCAAGGTCGGCGAGGTCGCGCGCATTCCCCTCGCCGGGCGTCTCCTCATCGTCTCCGGCCTGGGCGAGAACCCCGATGAGGAGGTGTACCGCCGTGCGGCCGCAACGGCCGTCCGCAACACCCCGAAGGACACCACCCTGGCCATCGGCGTCACCGGTGACGCCGCCGTCGTCCAAGCAGTGGCGGAGGGTGCGGGGCTCGGCGCCTACGCCTACACCGAGCACCGCAAGAAGCCCCACGACGCCCCGACGGTGGAGACCGTCACCGTCGTCACCCCGGAGGCCGTCGACGAGGCCGACGACGCCATCGCCAGGGCGAGCGTCGTCGTGGCCGCCGTCTGCGCTGCCCGTGACATGGTGAACTGCCCTCCCGGCGACAAGCGTCCCCCGGCGCTGGCCGACCGCATGGCCGCGCTGGTCGCCGACGCCGACGTCACCGTCCGGATCCGCGACGAGGCCGAGTTGGAGGAGGGTGGCTTCGGCGGGATCATCGGCGTCGGCAAGGGCTCCTCCGAGCCGCCGCGCCTGGTCGAGCTGACCTACGCCCCGGAGGGCGCGACCACCCACGTGGTGCTGGTCGGCAAGGGCATCACCTTCGACTCCGGCGGCCTGTCGCTGAAGCCGTGGAAGGGCATGCTGACCATGAAGTCCGACATGGCCGGCGCGGCTGGCGTGGCCGCCACGATGTCGGCGCTGAAGGCCATGGGCGTCACCGTCAAGGTCACCGGACTGTGTGCGCTGGCGGAGAACATGCCGTCGGCGACGGCCCAGCGGCCCGGTGACGTGATCCGCCACTACGGCGGTACCACCGTGGAGGTCCTCAACACCGACGCCGAGGGCCGCCTGGTCATGGCCGACGCCCTCGCCTACGGCGCCGAGATGTCGCCCAACGCGATGATCGACATGGCCACCCTCACCGGTGCGCAGGTCGTCTCCCTCGGCGAGGACGTCGCGGCGGTCATGGGCACCGACGAGGGCCTGGTCCAGGCGCTGCGCGATGCGGCGGAGACCTCCGGTGAGCAGATCTGGCCGCTGCCGCTCGTCGAGCGCTACACCGAGACGCTGAAGTCCCCGGTCGCCGACATGCAGAACATCGGCAAGGCCGGCCACGCCGGGACCATCACCGCGGGGCTGTTCCTGCGGGCCTTCACCGGTGACATCCCCTGGGCCCACCTCGACATCGCCGGCCCGTCGTTCATGGAGGCCCCGAACGAGAACTACCTGTCCGCAGGCGGCACCGGCTTCGGCGTCCGCACCCTGCTGACCTACCTCGCCGGCCTCAGCTAG
- a CDS encoding thioesterase family protein, with protein MTDIDGIEPGLAGSVAHTVTSDDTAIALGSGDVPVLATPRAVALVEEAACTALIGHLDPDHTTVGVHIELDHLLPTQVGGEVTAAATLEQVDGRKLTFVVSVREDGKEVARGRHRRVVVARERFAG; from the coding sequence ATGACCGATATCGACGGCATCGAGCCGGGCCTCGCCGGCTCGGTGGCCCACACGGTGACCAGCGACGACACCGCCATCGCCCTCGGCTCGGGCGATGTGCCCGTGCTGGCGACCCCACGCGCCGTGGCGCTCGTCGAGGAGGCAGCCTGCACCGCGCTGATCGGCCACCTCGACCCCGATCACACCACCGTCGGGGTCCACATCGAGCTGGACCACCTGCTGCCCACGCAGGTGGGCGGCGAGGTCACGGCCGCTGCGACCCTCGAGCAGGTCGACGGCCGCAAGCTGACGTTCGTCGTCTCGGTCCGTGAGGACGGCAAGGAAGTCGCCCGGGGCCGCCACCGCCGTGTCGTGGTCGCGCGGGAGCGCTTCGCGGGATGA
- a CDS encoding septum formation family protein: MQSRLGRRTFGPAMVLGPVVALLLLVGVVLAVTRSGAETDVVVEDAGDPTIVTSGDAPSGADDDPDRPDGVESLAEGTIDDDAADADDVTPEPAPSAGTEPGAAATPSSTTPPRPGTPVIPEGGLAIAVGDCFTGTANTARDVTPIPCDGPHGSEIYAVLLSPGGPSAPYPGQEALLDQVAPICREDAFTDYVGVPWNESRYFTAPLVPSDITWAEGDRVVACFLYDLRGEQTESVQDAAG, encoded by the coding sequence GTGCAGTCACGTCTCGGCCGCCGCACGTTCGGGCCCGCCATGGTGCTGGGCCCCGTCGTCGCCCTGCTCCTGCTCGTCGGTGTCGTCCTGGCCGTCACGCGCTCCGGCGCGGAGACCGACGTCGTGGTCGAGGATGCCGGCGACCCGACGATCGTCACGAGCGGGGATGCTCCCTCCGGTGCCGACGACGACCCCGACCGGCCCGACGGGGTGGAGTCCCTCGCCGAGGGCACCATCGACGACGACGCCGCCGACGCTGATGACGTCACGCCCGAACCTGCCCCGTCCGCAGGGACCGAGCCCGGGGCCGCGGCCACGCCGTCGTCGACCACACCGCCGCGTCCCGGCACACCGGTGATCCCGGAAGGGGGCCTCGCGATCGCGGTCGGGGACTGCTTCACCGGGACGGCCAACACGGCACGCGACGTCACCCCGATCCCCTGTGACGGCCCGCACGGCAGCGAGATCTACGCGGTCCTGCTGTCGCCCGGCGGCCCGAGCGCCCCCTATCCGGGGCAGGAGGCCCTGCTCGACCAGGTCGCCCCGATCTGTCGCGAGGACGCCTTCACCGACTACGTGGGCGTCCCGTGGAACGAGTCGCGGTACTTCACCGCGCCGCTGGTCCCGAGCGACATCACCTGGGCCGAGGGCGACCGCGTGGTCGCCTGCTTCCTCTATGACCTCCGCGGCGAGCAGACCGAATCGGTGCAGGACGCCGCCGGCTAG
- a CDS encoding VOC family protein: MTVQRMDNVGIVVEDLDAAIAFFVELGLDLEGRATIDGDWSGRVTGVPGQQVEIAMMRTPDGHSRIELSRFIAPSVVADHRNAPVNAFGYLRVMFTVHDLDATLVALEAYGAELVGEVVRFEDAYRLCYIRGPEGLLIGLAEELG; encoded by the coding sequence ATGACTGTGCAGCGGATGGACAACGTCGGCATCGTCGTGGAGGACCTCGACGCGGCGATCGCGTTCTTCGTCGAGCTCGGCCTCGACCTGGAGGGTCGGGCCACGATCGACGGGGACTGGTCGGGACGCGTCACCGGCGTGCCCGGCCAACAGGTCGAGATCGCCATGATGCGTACCCCGGATGGGCACAGCCGCATCGAGCTGTCGCGGTTCATCGCACCGTCGGTCGTCGCGGATCACCGCAACGCCCCGGTGAACGCCTTCGGCTACCTGCGTGTGATGTTCACCGTCCACGACCTCGACGCCACCCTGGTCGCGCTCGAGGCGTACGGTGCGGAACTCGTCGGGGAAGTGGTCCGGTTCGAGGACGCCTATCGGCTGTGCTACATCCGTGGTCCGGAGGGACTGCTCATCGGACTCGCCGAAGAGCTCGGCTGA
- a CDS encoding acyl-CoA dehydrogenase family protein, whose amino-acid sequence MRIEPFTEDHDQLRQTIRRWVAEEISPHAAEWEADGIFPREVFSRAGELGFLGLSVPEEWGGSGGDYWATVVWGEELGRAGFGGVPMALGVQTDMATPPIHEFGTDEQKRRWLEPAMRGEKIAAIAITEPDAGSDVAGIRTRAVRDGDDWIINGAKTYITNGTRADFCTMVVRTAGKPGDHSGVSLFLVDTDLPGFSVAKKLDKMGMRSSDTAELSLVDVRVSGDALLGEEGMGFGEIMWQLQGERIIGALQAVGTAEQLLERATTYARERTAFGRPIGSFQVQRHRLAEIATRIEATRRLVYETAEAWERGLYPTLSIAMIKLAGARLAHWVSDEVMQLFGGFGYAEESGIPLLWRDMRLLRIGGGADEVQLEVIGKLIEGAGGLREPARAQVAVGEDRGVGVQPLYREEHEALRKSARAFVEAEITPNVEAWEAARDFPRELFRTVGQAGFFGMKFDPAHGGSGPDFVAQAVWIEELARAGSGGLAADLGAHSDLPALYIDRAGTEEQKQRWLVPSIAGEVVGALAITEPDAGSDVNGIRTRAVRDGDDWVINGAKTYITNGSWSDFVVVLATTDPEKGHGGKSLFVVEANLPGVERRRLSMLGWHTSHTGELSFTDVRVPDENRLGEAGTGFYQVMQNFAWERVSMSLGAIVAAEESVLGAMAYGRERQAFGRPIGSFQTWRHRFADLATRIAEGRALTDHALRVMIAGREDAPIEAAKAKRFTQRLAVDCADWAVQIHGGAGYMMEYPAQRWLRDARLGPIGGGTDEIMAEIIGRSMGF is encoded by the coding sequence ATGAGGATCGAGCCGTTCACCGAGGACCACGACCAGCTGCGCCAGACGATCCGGCGGTGGGTCGCCGAGGAGATCTCCCCGCACGCGGCGGAGTGGGAGGCCGATGGCATCTTCCCGCGCGAGGTGTTCAGCCGGGCCGGTGAGCTGGGGTTCCTCGGCCTGTCGGTGCCCGAGGAGTGGGGCGGGTCCGGCGGCGACTACTGGGCGACGGTCGTCTGGGGCGAGGAGCTCGGCCGAGCCGGCTTCGGGGGCGTGCCGATGGCGCTGGGCGTGCAGACCGACATGGCCACCCCGCCGATCCACGAGTTCGGCACCGACGAGCAGAAGCGCCGCTGGCTCGAACCGGCCATGCGCGGGGAGAAGATCGCGGCCATCGCCATCACCGAACCCGACGCCGGGTCGGACGTGGCCGGGATCCGCACCCGCGCGGTCCGTGACGGCGACGACTGGATCATCAACGGCGCCAAGACCTACATCACCAACGGCACCCGGGCGGATTTCTGCACGATGGTGGTGCGCACCGCCGGCAAGCCCGGTGACCACTCCGGGGTGTCGTTGTTCCTCGTCGACACCGACCTGCCCGGCTTCAGCGTCGCCAAGAAGCTCGACAAGATGGGCATGCGGTCCTCCGACACCGCTGAGCTCTCCCTGGTCGACGTGCGGGTGTCCGGTGATGCCCTGCTCGGTGAGGAGGGCATGGGCTTCGGCGAGATCATGTGGCAGCTGCAGGGCGAGCGGATCATCGGCGCCCTGCAGGCCGTCGGGACCGCCGAGCAGCTGCTGGAGCGGGCCACCACCTATGCCCGCGAGCGCACCGCGTTCGGGCGACCGATCGGCAGCTTCCAGGTCCAGCGGCACCGGCTGGCGGAGATCGCCACCCGCATCGAGGCGACCCGTCGGTTGGTGTACGAGACCGCCGAAGCCTGGGAACGGGGTCTCTACCCGACCCTGTCGATCGCCATGATCAAGCTGGCGGGGGCGCGGCTGGCCCACTGGGTCTCCGACGAGGTCATGCAGCTGTTCGGCGGGTTCGGCTACGCCGAGGAGTCCGGCATCCCGCTGCTGTGGCGCGACATGCGGCTGCTGCGGATCGGCGGCGGCGCCGACGAGGTGCAGCTGGAGGTCATCGGCAAGCTCATCGAGGGCGCCGGCGGGCTGCGGGAACCCGCGCGGGCGCAGGTGGCGGTCGGTGAGGACCGTGGGGTCGGGGTCCAGCCGCTGTACCGCGAGGAGCACGAGGCCCTGCGGAAGTCCGCCCGGGCGTTCGTGGAGGCCGAGATCACCCCGAACGTCGAGGCGTGGGAAGCCGCGCGGGACTTCCCGCGTGAGCTGTTCCGGACCGTCGGGCAGGCCGGGTTCTTCGGCATGAAGTTCGACCCGGCCCACGGCGGGTCGGGCCCCGACTTCGTCGCGCAGGCGGTGTGGATCGAGGAGCTGGCGCGTGCCGGGTCGGGTGGCCTGGCCGCCGACCTGGGGGCCCACTCCGACCTGCCCGCGCTCTACATCGACCGTGCAGGGACCGAGGAGCAGAAGCAGCGCTGGCTCGTCCCCTCGATCGCGGGCGAGGTCGTCGGTGCGCTGGCGATCACCGAACCCGACGCCGGATCCGACGTCAACGGCATCCGCACCCGTGCGGTCCGGGACGGCGACGACTGGGTGATCAACGGCGCCAAGACCTACATCACCAACGGTTCGTGGTCGGACTTCGTCGTGGTCCTGGCCACCACCGACCCCGAGAAGGGGCACGGCGGGAAGTCCCTGTTCGTCGTCGAGGCCAACTTGCCCGGCGTCGAGCGCCGGCGGCTGTCGATGCTCGGTTGGCACACCTCCCACACGGGTGAGCTGTCGTTCACCGACGTCCGTGTGCCCGACGAAAACCGGCTTGGCGAGGCGGGCACGGGCTTCTACCAGGTGATGCAGAACTTCGCGTGGGAGCGCGTGTCGATGTCGCTGGGTGCGATCGTCGCCGCCGAGGAGTCGGTGCTCGGCGCGATGGCCTACGGGCGCGAGCGGCAGGCGTTCGGCCGACCGATCGGCAGCTTCCAGACGTGGCGTCACCGCTTCGCCGACCTCGCCACTCGTATCGCCGAGGGACGGGCTCTGACCGACCATGCCCTGCGCGTGATGATCGCCGGGCGCGAGGATGCGCCGATCGAGGCGGCCAAGGCCAAGCGGTTCACCCAGCGGCTTGCGGTCGACTGCGCCGACTGGGCCGTGCAGATCCACGGCGGCGCCGGCTACATGATGGAGTACCCGGCCCAGCGCTGGTTGCGCGACGCCCGACTGGGCCCCATCGGCGGCGGCACCGACGAGATCATGGCCGAGATAATCGGCAGGTCAATGGGCTTCTGA
- a CDS encoding winged helix-turn-helix transcriptional regulator — MRTYRQYCPIARASEIMAERWTPLVVRNLMLGAHTFNDIARGVPAMSRSMLVKRLAELEHAGVVRVTPKPTGRGSRYDLTEAGADLAAVIGALGDWGERWVEVTSAHADPGFALWAWCQAQLDRSKLPHDRVLVAFAFPEEPPANRYYWLLVEHGDAEVCYADPGGDVDLHVEAGSAAFVDWHRGVRSWEGARASGGITVTGPRHLARALGTWNLHAPTAPRP, encoded by the coding sequence ATGAGGACCTATCGCCAGTACTGCCCGATCGCCCGAGCCTCGGAGATCATGGCCGAGCGATGGACGCCGCTGGTCGTGAGGAACCTGATGTTGGGGGCCCACACCTTCAACGACATCGCCCGAGGAGTCCCAGCCATGTCCCGGTCGATGCTGGTCAAGCGCCTGGCCGAGCTCGAACACGCTGGGGTCGTCCGCGTCACCCCGAAACCCACGGGTCGGGGATCGCGCTACGACCTGACCGAGGCGGGCGCCGACCTCGCCGCGGTCATCGGGGCGCTCGGGGACTGGGGCGAGCGGTGGGTCGAGGTGACCAGCGCCCATGCCGACCCCGGATTCGCGCTCTGGGCCTGGTGCCAAGCGCAGCTCGACCGGTCGAAGCTGCCCCACGACCGGGTCCTCGTCGCCTTCGCCTTCCCCGAGGAACCACCGGCCAACCGGTACTACTGGCTCCTCGTCGAGCACGGGGACGCGGAGGTCTGCTACGCCGACCCCGGCGGCGATGTCGACCTCCACGTCGAGGCCGGATCAGCGGCCTTCGTCGACTGGCACCGTGGGGTGCGGTCGTGGGAGGGCGCCCGGGCCAGCGGCGGCATCACCGTGACCGGGCCGCGGCACCTCGCGCGTGCGCTGGGCACGTGGAACCTCCATGCACCCACCGCTCCCCGACCGTGA
- a CDS encoding class I SAM-dependent methyltransferase, whose product MSPQHNEQPTAAERGQVSTAAAELYEAFFVPALFGQFAEPVLDFAGVGPGARVLDVGCGTGVLARAARRRVGRDVDVIAVDPNDGMRAVARRCDATVDWQAGTAEALPFEDRAFDHVISQFAAMFFVDRTRAVAEMARVAVDGGTVTLVTWAGLDRTPGYAAMVDLIAAELGDDAADALRAPFVLGDLDDVVALLEPAGSRLRLHEVTGTARFPSIADWVHTDVRGWTLSELVDDDGEAALLARAERDLVRFVTADGHVAFPAPAIVAAVTIAG is encoded by the coding sequence ATGTCCCCGCAGCACAACGAACAACCGACCGCCGCCGAACGAGGCCAGGTCAGCACCGCGGCGGCCGAGCTCTACGAGGCGTTCTTCGTCCCCGCCCTCTTCGGTCAGTTCGCCGAACCGGTCCTCGACTTCGCGGGTGTCGGACCGGGTGCCCGCGTCCTCGATGTCGGCTGCGGCACGGGGGTGCTCGCCCGTGCCGCGCGCCGACGAGTCGGGCGGGACGTCGACGTCATCGCGGTGGATCCCAACGACGGGATGCGTGCCGTCGCCCGCCGTTGCGATGCCACCGTCGACTGGCAGGCCGGAACCGCCGAGGCACTTCCATTCGAAGACCGTGCGTTCGACCACGTCATCAGCCAGTTCGCCGCGATGTTCTTCGTCGACCGGACGCGCGCGGTGGCCGAGATGGCCAGGGTGGCGGTCGACGGCGGCACGGTCACGCTTGTCACGTGGGCCGGTCTGGACCGTACGCCCGGGTATGCGGCGATGGTGGACCTGATCGCCGCTGAGCTGGGCGACGACGCGGCCGATGCGCTGCGCGCACCGTTCGTGCTGGGCGACCTCGACGACGTCGTGGCGCTGCTGGAACCGGCCGGGTCGAGGCTCCGCCTGCACGAGGTCACGGGGACTGCTCGCTTCCCGTCGATCGCCGACTGGGTGCACACCGATGTGCGGGGCTGGACGCTCTCCGAGCTCGTCGACGACGACGGGGAGGCGGCGCTGCTGGCCCGTGCCGAACGGGATCTCGTGCGCTTCGTGACCGCGGACGGCCACGTGGCCTTTCCGGCGCCCGCGATCGTTGCTGCCGTGACGATCGCCGGGTGA
- a CDS encoding O-methyltransferase, producing the protein MTAYLRSHAEGEDEPLRAARARSEESDIPAVSSEIGSVLRFMARATGARTVVEIGSGGGYSGLWFLGGMDPKGILTTIEIDSGNQSLAQQAFNEAGLTSRVRSLLGPALLMLPKLADSAYDIVFIDAMKSEYPEYLEHAKRLLRPGGVLLADNVLWSGKVADPLVDDEDTQGLRTFNETVKDDPDLASILLPIDDGLMAAVLRAS; encoded by the coding sequence GTGACTGCGTACCTGCGATCCCATGCCGAAGGGGAGGACGAACCCCTCCGGGCCGCCCGTGCGCGCAGCGAGGAGAGCGACATCCCCGCGGTCAGCAGCGAGATCGGCTCGGTGCTGCGCTTCATGGCGCGGGCCACCGGTGCCCGCACCGTGGTCGAGATCGGCTCGGGCGGCGGCTACAGCGGCCTGTGGTTCCTCGGCGGCATGGACCCCAAGGGGATCCTGACGACGATCGAGATCGACTCGGGCAACCAGTCGCTGGCCCAGCAGGCGTTCAACGAGGCGGGGCTCACGTCCCGGGTTCGTTCGCTGCTCGGCCCGGCGCTGCTGATGCTGCCCAAGCTGGCGGACTCGGCCTACGACATCGTCTTCATCGACGCGATGAAGTCGGAGTACCCCGAGTACCTCGAGCACGCCAAGCGCCTCCTCCGTCCCGGTGGCGTCCTGCTGGCCGACAACGTGCTGTGGTCGGGCAAGGTCGCCGACCCGCTCGTCGACGACGAGGACACCCAGGGCCTGCGCACGTTCAACGAGACGGTCAAGGACGACCCCGACCTGGCCAGCATCCTGCTGCCGATCGACGACGGCCTGATGGCTGCCGTCCTGCGCGCCAGCTGA